The genomic interval ACACTGGCGGTGTGGCGCACGTTTATTTTGGAAGCACCAAAATTAATCTCGGCCTCCTCTACCCCTGGCAAACCGGCAACTCTTTTTTCCAGTTTAGCGGCACAGTCGGCACAGTCCAAACCATAAAGAACAAAGACAGTCTTTTGTACATCATTTATATTTGACTTTGGATCATGTTTTGGCATATCATCCGGCTTGATCACTTTCATTGCTTGCTGCAATCCTTCCGGTGTCAGTTCTTCCATGATAGAGTCTTTTATACAACTGCAATTATGTCCGGGACATTGTGTCATATCTTAAACCTCCAGTTGCGTTAAAGGTATTTTATGTCATCTTGGCTGCATTTATTGGTATTGTGCTTTTACGCCGGGTAGTGATTGTGGTGTTTTAGCGCTACGTCGATAATAGTTTTCACGCATGAATCAGTTAAGTAATAAAACATCATTTTGCCCTGTTTTCTGCTCCTGGCCAGACCCATATTTTTGAGCAGCCGTAAGTGGTGGGAAGCAGCAGCTACACTGGAATCAATTATCTGGGCGATATCACAAACGCATAGTTCTTCCCGGGCTAAAGCATAGACTATTTTTATCCTGGTTTCATCAGCCAGCGCTTTAAATATTTGACTTAGCCCCTCAATGTTTGAAACTTCCTGCTTCATGCGGTGCACTTTTTCCTCGTCGTAACAAAATATGTCGCAAACCTGGTTTTGTTCTCCTTTGCCCATAATGTTTATCACCTCTGAAAATATAACTCATTAAAATAATTGTTTTAATATTATAATAAAGTAGCCGGTTGGGTTTGTAAAGGCAAAAATACAGCTACCGCTTGCCCAATTTAATAGAAAGAAGCACATTGTCAAATATATAGTATACTAAGGATAAGAATTATTTAACAACGCCAAACCCTAAACCTGGCTAGCCGGTCAAGATTGTTATAAAGACTTGCCCTTAATATGGTTTGAACCGAGGTTGACAAAGATATTAAGAAGAAAATAAGGAAGGATTATAAGATGGCTAAAAATAAAGTTTCCATGACACCCGCTATGCGCTTACTGCTTAAGGAAAAGGTAGAGTTCGAGGATTTCACTTATGCCTATGAAGACAAGGGCGGGACAGCCGTTTCTTCCCGAGAGTTAGGTGTTGATGAACATTACATAATTAAAACACTGGTTATGGAAGATGAGCATAAAAAACCACTGATTGTTTTAATGCACGGAGACCGGCAGGTTTCCACAAAAAAACTGGCCCGGCTGATTGGTGTTAAAAGTATATCACCCTGCTCGCCTGAAACAGCCAACAAACACACGGGGTACCTGGTAGGAGGGACTTCCCCGTTTGCCACTCGCCGGGCCATGCCTGTGTATATGGAACAAACCATTGCGGAACTGTCCAGGATTTATATCAACGGAGGGAAACGTGGTTATGTGGTTAGCCTTGATCCCCGGGAAGTAATGCGCATTTTAAAGCCAACCCTTGTGCAAGTAGGTATATAGGCTTTAATCACCAGGATGGGAAGACCGTTCATCCTTTTCGCCAAAATAAAGGGGCAGCAGCACAGTAAAAACACTACCTCCTTCCGGTCTGTTGGCGGCACTGATATGACCACCGTGCCAGTCAACGATCCAGCGGGCAATGGATAATCCCAACCCGGAACCTTCCTGTCCCCGGGTGCTTTCCCCGCGGAAAAAACGGTCGAAAATGCGGTTCTCTTCACCCGGTGCAAGGCCCGGTCCCTGGTCTGTAACAGCTATCTCCACCCAACCTTGTTGGATGTTGGAGGTAGCGAACTGTTCCGGGTGCCGCCGGGTGTGGTCGGAGTACCCGGACTTGATCCCGCTACCTAGTACTACCGGACCCTGCGGCAGTAAATTAACCGTTAGCCCCACTGTACTGCCGGGAGGCGAATATTTGAAGGCATTATCAAGTAAAATAAACATTAATTGACTGAAGTGGTCGCGGTTTGCCAATAGCCATGCTCCGGACGGGTATTGTTCTTCAAATACAAACTCTCTGTCACCGGCCAAAAAACGGGCTTTCCTAACCACTCCCTGCAGCAGTTCCATCAGACCGGCCGGTTCTTTTTCCGGCATAAAACCTGCATCGGCCCGGGCCAGTATCAACAGATCTTCCACCAGCCGGCTCAAGCGGCGGGCTTCATCGGTAATATCATTTAATGCTTCCGATACCAGGACCGGATCGGCATCCTGCATCTTGAGCAGCAGCTCGGCATTGCCACGGATAGTGGTCAGCGGAGTGCGCAGTTCGTGAGAGGCGTCCGAGACAAACCGGCGCTGCAGATCATAACTTTGTTGCAGGCGGTGGTACATGCTTTCCAATCGTTCAAACATGGCGTTCAGTGTCGCCACTAGACGACCCAGTTCGTCCGCCGGGCCGGCGTACTCGATGCGCCTGCCCAAGTCACTGTTACTCTCTATGGAAGCGGCAATGCCAGTAATTTTATCCAGTGGCCTTAAGGCTGTTCGAGCCAACAACCACCCCAGTAGTGCAGCCAGCAATATTGATGCCGTACCAACCAGAGCAATAAAAAAGCGCAACTGGTTCAGCAGTGCGTGTACTGTGGAAAGCGCTCTTCCAACCTGCAACAGTCCCACTAACTGCCCATCAATTACCAGCGGCACATTATACACTCGTATTTGCTGACCACCGGCCTGTACTGTTTCATAAAAACCCTCTCCCTGCAATGCGTTTTGCAGCGTATATTCACCCAGGGGCAGGTATTGTCCCCCCAGATTACCGGAGCGGGATACCACTCGCCCCCGGGTATCCACTATTTGCAGATAGGTATCAGGCGCTGCAAAAACATCTACATCGGGCAGCACCACTTCACGCAGTGAAAAGGGATTACCGGTAACTCTAATTGATTTGACAAGGGAAGCAGCTTTGGCGAAAATGCTCTCATCCACTTCTTTATATAAAGTATGTGAAGTGGCTAAAAGTAGTACCGTGGTTAATATGAAAAGGGCCAGCCCGAGAACCCCGGTATACAGTAGAGTGAGCTTGGTACGCAAATGCATCTGTAATCACTGCTCCCTTAAAGTATAACCCACACCCCGCACGGTATGAAGCAACTTGGGTGCTTGCGGTTGCTCCAGTTTTTGACGCAGGTTACCAATATAGACCTCCAACACATTGGATTCGCCGGAAAAATCATATCCCCAGATCTGTTCCATGATCTGGTCCCGTGTTAGTACCTGGCGGGGATGTTGCATAAAAAGTTTAAGTAGCTCAAACTCCCTGGTGGTCAGGGAAATCACCGTGTCACCCCGCCGGGCTTCCCTTTTCTCCAAATCCAAAGTTAAATCGGCAAAGCTAAGCACAAGCTCATTACCATGGCCTAGCCGGCGTACCCTGCGAAACAATGCCCGGACCCGGGCCAGCAACTCTTCCAATGCAAAGGGTTTCACCAGGTAATCATCGGCACCCACGTCCAACCCCCTCACACGGTCCGCCACTTCGTCCCGGGCGGTAAGCATTAAAATTGGCACATCGCTTTGCATCCGCAGTTTTCTGCATACCTCCCAGCCATCCAACCTGGGCATCATAATGTCCAGTATAACCAGGTCGGGTTTATATTGCTCGGCTTTATGCAGTCCTTCCTCGCCGTTATATGCAATAAATGTTTCATGTCCTTCAAAGGTAAGTACCCTTTGCATCATGCTGGTAATTTTTTTGTCATCATCTATAACCAGTATTTTCAAAACACCCACTCCTGTGCCATTTTACTTTTCCGCCAGGGTAACGGTAATGTTATGCCGGGAACCGTTTCTTTCCACAAGCAAAGTAACTTTATCTCCCACTTTGCATTTTTCAATAAATTTGGTTATGTCAGCAGCGTCAGTAATTTTTTGCTGGTTTATAGCTAAAACAACATCACCTTGTTTAAGTCCAGCTTTATCAGCCGGGGATCCGGCCACCACCCCGGACAGCAAGGCGCCCTGGGTGCTTTGCAATCCTAACCGTTCCGCCAGTTCAGCGTTTAAAGTCTGGATATACACCCCCATCCAGGGGCGGGAAACCTTACCATTTTCAATTAATGTGTTCAGCACTGATTTTACTGTATTGGCCGGGATGGCAAAACCAATCCCCTGGGCACTGGCGTTTACCGCAGTGTTAATGCCTATTACCTTTCCTTCCAGATTTAAAAGTGGCCCTCCGCTGTTGCCCGGGTTGATGGAGGCGTCGGTTTGCAGCAGATTTTTGTACTGCCTGCCCTCTACCTGCACTGGCCTGCCTTTGGCGCTGATGACACCTGCGGTAACGGTGTGATCTAGCCCGTATGGATTACCGATGGCGATAACCCATTCGCCTACCCGGGTATTGTCATCGTTACCCAGTTCCAAATAAGGAAGTTTACTATTCGCATTTATTTTGAGCACTGCCAAATCAAGTTGGGCATCTTCACCGACCAATTTCGCTGTTAGCGGTTTATCCCGACCGGAGAGATAAACGTTAATTTCAGTAGCCCCGCTGACCACATGCTCATTGGTTAGTATATAACCATCGTTACTGATAATAAAACCTGAGCCCATTCCCTGGCGAACATCCGGTTCCATTCTGTAAGGCCCTGGTGTGCCAAAAAATTCACGGAAGAAAGGATCGTTAAAAAAAGGATCAATCCTGGTATTGCTTTTTCTTACGGTTTCAATTTTTACTACCGCCGGGCTGGTTTTAGCCACTGTGTTTGCTATTATGTTTGTGCCCACCGGTGCCGCGGTGTTTATAGAATTTGTCGTGCCCGTAGCGGCCAGTGCAGAATTAAAACTATCCCTGGGTAAAGAAAAAAATAATCCTCCCAGCAGGGCAACCTCTAACACCAGAGCTGACAGAATGCCGATAACAGTAATCCGCAAAGATTTTTCTTTGATCATGATTTTCGCCCCCTCAAGTTGTTTTTGCTATTTTAATAATGACAGCCCTATATTAAATACACCTGAAGGGAAGATTAAAAATTTTTAATTTAAACATAGTTGCTACTTTATAAAAGCACCATAGCCATTGGACAATATCCTTTTCTATTGTATCAGTGAACCTTTATTTTATCTACAAAAAACAAAAACTGCCGGCGTTGGTATACCAGCAGTTTTGGTTTACTTATACAATTTATAACTTAATATGCTTTAAAGGATTTGGCCGGAGCATTACAGATGGGGCACCGCTCGGGTGGGTGATCTTCAGCAACATAGCCACATACCGGGCAGAGATGGAACGAGGCGGCTTGCATGTCTCCCTTTTCCTCCAATTCCTTAATAGCCTTTTGATAAAGTTGGGCATGCGCCTTTTCGGCCTCATTGGCTAAATGAAAGATTTTGGCGGCTGCAGTTTGCTCCTCTTGTTTAGCTGTTTCAATAAAATCGGGGTACATATTGCTATATTCATAGGTCTCACCTTCAATAGCCGCTTTTAGGTTATCCGATGTGGAACCGACTTTACCGGCTGTTTCCAGTTGCTTCAAAGCATGGATGGTTTCCGCCTCAGCTATGGCCCGAAATAGCCTGGCAATTTTTTCTTTGCCTTCTTTTTCCGCTTTTTGGGCAAAGGCTAGATACTTGCGGTTAGCCTGGGATTCCCCGGCAAAGGCCGCCATTAAATTATCCTGGGTTTTTGTAGACATTGGTATCCTCCTTATTTATTTTTATTACGTCTTACAATTCATTGTCATCGTTTTTGTTACTGCCGCATTGATCACATTCCCCGTAAAGATGTAAAGAAAAACTGTTAATCTTAAACGTGGCCACCTGTTTTGGAACAGGTAAATCCTCCATTGCCAGGGGTAGGTCATAGACCTTTTGGCACCGTTGGCAAAGAAAGTGGCAGTGTGGACGTGGATTGGGATCAAAGCGGCGCCGTTGCGGATCAATATTTATTTCCTGGATTTCGCCTGCCCTGGCCAATGCCTCCAGGGTATTATATACTGTTGCCGGAGATAGTGATGGATATTCCGGCTTTAGCTCTTTATATATTTCCTCTGCTGAAGGGTGACTGGTATTACCGTCCAGTAACTGCATAATTGCCATGCGCTGTGGTGTGGCCCTGAGACCAAGTTTCTTTAGTTTATTAATCATGGTTATCCCTCAATCATTAAAAGTTATTTGAACATTCAAGCTCTTCAATAAAAGGGTGCCGGTTCCGCTTAAGTATTCAGCATGCAGTGCTTTATTATACATATTATTTTATAATAAATTTAATATAATCTTTATTGTTTGTCAATAATTTAGCTATAAATTATTCTTATATTAGCAACACGCTAGTAAAAATTAAATCGTATTCGTTGCCACTGACAGAATAGATTACCAGTGCACCTAACAAAATTGTTCAATATAAAATAGCGCGGTGAAAGTGACTCAAAATTATTAATTAAAATTTAAAATATTCAAAAAAATTAAATTTAGATAGCAGGATTTTACCCCCCGGTGTTTAATCAAATATTAAAAAGTTCACAGGAGGTGAATAACTGCTTTGCCGGCATTGCCTGTTTGTCAGGCAATATTAGATAATGTTCGGCAGAACAGTCAAATATTATGCCATATCAGTATCTCCTTTTTGAGCAAAAGGGTAAAATAGGTTATATAAGTCTCAATCGTCCTGAAAAGCGTAACGCTCTCTCCAAAGGGTTATTGGAGGAGCTTACTGATTTGTTAACTGATATAGGGAACGAAAAAGCGGTGGATAAAAGAGTTAACGCAGTCATCGTCAAGGGCATTGGCAAAATTTTTTCTGCCGGGCATGATTTAAAGGAAGTTTACGAAAGCGATCCCCAGGAATTGTTGCAGCTTTTTCAAACTTGCTACAAAACCATGCAAGCCATTCGGGATATGCCTCAACCGGTAATTGCCCAGGTGCACGGCATAGCTACCGCTGCCGGGTGCCAGTTGGTTGCCGCGTGTGACCTGGCTGTAGCTTCCGAAGATGCCTTATTTGGCACGCCGGGGGTTAAAATTGGTCTTTTTTGCAGTACCCCGGCTGTTTTTTTAAGTAGGAATATTGGTCGCAAGAAAGCTATGGAAATGCTTTTAACGGGCGATTTAATGCCGGCCCGGGACGCTTTGATTTACGGGTTGGTGAATAAAGTGGTGCCACCAGGTGAGTTGGAAAGCGCCACTGAACAAATGGCGGCCACCATTGCCGGTTATAGCGCTTCTGCAGTGGCCGTTGGTAAAAAAGCCTTTTACCGGCAAATTAACATGGAGGACTTTGAAGCATTAAATTACGCCAGCGAAGTGATTACGTTAAACAGTACCACGAAGGACGCTCGGGAGGGCATTGGCGCTTTTATTGAAAAAAGACAACCTAAATGGGTGGATTAAGATAAATTGAATTGATTGATTAGCATTAAAAAAGCCCACGGTTTTTTACACCGTGGGTTTCTTACATAGCAAGTTACTATGCGGGGCTAAATTTAAAACCGTATCTAGTTACCCCTTCTTCTTCATATATTTTTCTAAATACAGCTCTAACCGGCATGCCAATGGTAATTCCCTCTTCGGGTGGATTAACCACCTGGGCTATTACCCGTGGGCCTTCTTCCAATTGGATAATGGCCACAGGATAACTGCCCTTGCAGCGGGCCTCTGCCGCAAATTCAGGCGGGGCACCGCCACCGGCGATTATAGTATATGAATATATTGTGCCTTTGCCGCTAAGCTGGACATTTTCAAAGGTTGTTCCTTGGAGACAGTATTTGCAGACTGCTTTGGGAGGAAAATTAATCCTACCACATGATTGGCAGCGCTGCCCGATTAACCTGTAGCGTTGAGGAACCGCCCTTTGGTACATGGGAATGGATATATGTGCGCCCATTTAATCACCTCAAATACTTCTTTTCAGTTTCAGGTATTGAACGTAGCTGATATATTTCTTATATTCCAGCGCTGCTTGCATGGGTTTGTTGGTTTGTGCCACCAAGGATTTTTCCAGTTTGAAACTAAGCGCTTGACTGCCTGAACCGGAACCATAGGAACAAACCAGTATATGATCACCGTTTGCGGCTACATCCAATACCCGGCATAAAGCCAGTAAAGGTGCACCGGCGCCGGTATCACCCAACTGGGCAAACACTTGTCCCCCTTTGGTTTGCTCTTCGGTGCAACCCATTTTTTTGGCCAGGGCGGCAGCAGTTTTAGCATCGCTTTGATGTAATATTACGTGGTTATAATCAGCCAGTTTTCGTCCTGTTTTTTCCATTAAACCGCTCACCGCGGCCTTGACCGTTTCATTATAATCTTGGGTAGCATAAGCTTTTACGCCAATATCCCGCATATCGGTCTCACCCGGTAAACGGTAGCGCAGTCCCATAGCTTCGGTAGAGTAACCGAATACCCCTTCATAGGCCAGGCCGGGTTCATCTTTAGCCAGCACAAAGGCACATGCACCGGCACCAAACCCGTTTTCCAAATCCACATGGGCTGCGGAGGTTGGTGCATCTGACACCACCACCAGCGCATATGGCTGATCGTTCTGATCCATAAGACCCAGTGCGGAAAGGATGGCCTGTGTGCCGGACATAGTGGAATTTGCATGCTGAGCAGATAAAACATTGTTAGATAATCCCAACGCCTCCACCATTGTACCCGCCATCTCTTTTTCTTGATATGGGAAATTAGTGGATGCCAGCGTTAAAACACCTACCCGGGAAATATCCAGACCGGCCAGCGCGTTGCGGGCTGCTTCCACAGCCATGGTGGTGACGTCTTCATCTATGTCCATGACTGTTTTTTCCTTCATGGCTGCAGAACAGCTGCCCAGGGCACTCAAAAATTCATCTCTTTTAATGCGCAAATACGGTAAGTAAACTCCGTAGGATATTATACTCTTACTCATCAGGCATCCCCCCTCTGGTAGATGAATACCGCGGCCGTTCCGCCGGAACCACCTACATTGTGGGATAAAGCGTACCTGGCATTTTTAATTTGCCTGCTGGGCTCTTTAGCTTCGTCACGAAGCTGCTTAAAAATCTCGCATGCCATGCCGCAGCCGGTAGCACCAATGGGGTGACCTTTGGCCTTCAGTCCACCGCTGGCGTTCACCGGCAGCTTGCCGTCAATCTGTGTATACCCTTCTTCCAACAGGTACTGGGCTTTTCCTTCTTCGGCAAAACCTAAATCCCCGTAAGCTAATATTTCCGCAATGGTAAAACAATCGTGCACCTCTGCAAAATCTATATCTTTGGGGCCGATACCTGCTTGCTTGTAGGCCTCTGCTGCAGCCTTACGTGTAGCCAGCAGTCTGGTCATACTATCCCTGTCATGAATGGCCAGGTAATCGCTGGCGGCCCCGAAGCCCTTGAGATAAACAGGTTTATCAGTAAATTCCCGGGCTATCTTGGCGTTGCATAACAGTACCACCGCAGCACCGTCGGTGGTGGGGCTGCAATCCCATACGTTGAATGGATAAGCTACGGGCACACCTTTCTTGGCTTGCTCTAAGGTAATTTCCTTGCGGAATTGTGCCTTGGGGTTGGCTACTGCGTTACGGTGGTTTTTCACTGCCACCATTGACAGGTGCTCCCTTTTAAGACCGTACTCGTGCATATACCTGGCAGCCATCAAGGCGTAAATCCCGGCAAATGTTGACCCGGCCAGGCGCTCAAATTCCGTATCCCCGGATACACCCAGCCAGTAACGGCCTTTGCTGGAAGAAACATCTCTCATTTTTTCCACGCCCCCCGCAATGGCTATATCAACCTTGCCCGAGGCCACCGCACACGCAGCATTAAATAGAGCATACCCGCCGGATCCACAGGCATTCTCAATTCTGACGGCGTTTACACGAGGCAAGCCAACGTGTCCCATGAGGAGTGGCGCCAGTTGCCCCAGTTGAAAACCGCTGCCTGAACTCAGACTGCCTATAAAAGCTGCGCCTATGCGCTGCTGGTCAATTCCCCGGTCCACACTTTGCAACATTTCCAGGTAAGCTTCAGCAAACAGTTCTTTAACACCCTTGTTGGGGAAATCACCATACCGGGTTTGCCCGGCGCCAATAATTGCTACACTTTCCACCCGGTTTCACCTTCTTTCTAACTAAAACAGCTTATTTATATTTCCATTTCTTTGAGCAGTCTGCCGGCTATAACCATGCGCTGGATTTCATTGGTACCTTCGTAGATACGGGTAAGCCTGGCATCCCGGTAAAAACGTTCCACTGGGAATTCTTTCATGTAGCCCATGCCGCCGTGTATTTGAACTGCTTTGTCCACTACCCTTCCCAAAGCTTCCGAGGCAAACAATTTTACCATGGGGCCTTCTTTGAATACCGGCATATTCTGGTCCACCATCCAGGCTACCTTGTAGGTCAGCGCACGGGCAGCTTCGGTATCAGTGGCCATTTCCGCCAGCATCCACTGGATAGCCTGGAAACTGGCAATAGGTTTGCCGAACTGCATCCTTTGCTGCGCATACTTAGCTGATAATTCAATTAGTTTGTCACAAGCCCCCACGCAGCGGGCACCCAGTGCCACCCGGCCTTTGCTTAAAATCCTCAGCGCACTTGAATAACCTTTGCCTATTGTTCCCAACACATTCTCTTTGGGTACTTTGCAGTCTTCAAAAATTACTTCCGAAGTATGTGAACCTCGGAGGCCCATTTTTCTCTCAATGGTGCCGATGGAAAAACCAGGTGCATCCCTATCTACAATAAAAGCCGTGTAGCCGCCCCGGGCTCCCTTTTCCTTGTCTGTTACGGCAATTACAGTAAATACCTGGGCTTCAGGAGCATTGGTTATAAAGTGTTTCATACCGTTCAGTATCCATTTGTCACCTTTTAATACAGCGGTGGTTTTCATATTGGACGCGTCCGACCCGGCGTCAGGCTCGGTGAGGCAAAAGGCTCCTATTTTATCACCGCTGGCCAAATCCGGCAGGTATTTTTTCTTCAATTCTTCACTGGCCAGTTCCACAATACCGGTGGTGCCAATGCCTGTGTGGGCTCCGATAAGGGTGGTGAAACTCATATTGGCCCGGCCCAACTCTTCCAGCAGCAGGCATTTATCCAGCATGGAAAGCCCAAGCCCGCCGTATTCTTCCGGTATACTCATTCCAAACAGCCCCATCTCTTTGGCCTGGTCGATCAGGTGTTGGGGAATACGATCTTCCTCCTCAATTTGCTGGGCACAGGGCTCAACTTCATTATCCACAAATTCGCGGATCGTGCGTTTCATATCTCTTATTTCATCAGACAGGCTAAAATCCACAGCCAGCCACCTCGCTTTCTATTAGTTAGTTCGTTAGAATTATCTTCCTTTGAATTCGGGCTTGCGTTTTTCTAAGAATGCTGAAGTTCCCTCAATACGATCCTCGGTAGAAAAGGCGATGGTCTGGGCAAACTTTTCAAACAACATACCCGAATGTATATCGGTGTTAGCACCTACGTTAATGGCTACTTTAGCCAGGCTGACTGCCATCGGCCCTTTGGCGATAATTTTTTGGGCCATTTCCTTGGCTACCGGCATTAAATCTTCGGGTTGCTCCACCACTTTGTTCACCAGACCGATTTCCTTGGCCTCCTGGGCGCTAATGATGTCACCGGTAAAAATTAATTCTTTGGCCTTGCCCATACCCACAATTCTTTGCAGGCGCTGGGTGCCGCCGGCTCCCGGGATAATGCCCAGATTAACCTCGGGCTGACCCAACTTGGAGCGACTGGTGGCAATTCTGATATCACAGGCCAGAGCCAGTTCGCACCCGCCCCCCAGAGCAAAACCGTCAATGGCGGCTATCACCGGCTTATCAAGACTTTCCACATCAAGTAAAGTCTCCTGGGCTTCGCTGGTTAAAACCTCCAATGTGTCGCGCTCTTTTAATGTGCGTATATCCGCTCCGGACGCAAATGCTTTACCTCCGGCACCGGTAATAATAATTACCCGCACGTCTTTATCAAAACGGCATTGTCGCGCGGCCTGGCGGATTTCCGCCCAGGTTTTGGGGTCAAGGGCATTGCGCACCTCCGGGCGGTTCAATGTCACTATGGCAATATGGCCGTCTTTCTCAACCAACAGGTTTTGATATTCCATATATTCCCTTCCTTTCTAACCAACCCATTCCCAGATGGCTGCGGCACCCTGGCCGTGTCCGACGCACATGCTTTCCACGGCATACTTGGCGTTATAATAGGGCATTTCATGCATTATGGTGGTGGCTATACGGGCACCGGTACATCCCAGGGGGTGACCCAGTGCAATGCCGCTTCCCCTTGGGTTAAGCAGCGGGTGGTTTCTGATACCCAGCTTTTCCACACAATATACTGCTTGAGAGGCAAAAGCTTCATTTATTTCCCACAGGTCAATTTGATCTATGGTCATACCGGCCTGCTTCAGTACCTTGGGAATGGCCACCGCCGGGCCTATGCCCATGATTTGCGGGTCAACTCCCACAACCGTATAGTTGACCAGTTTCATTTTCGGTTTTAAGCCCAGCTCTTTTATTTTTTCTTTGCTGGCCACCAGTACCGCAGCCGCGGCATCGTTGGTTTGGCTGGAGTTACCGGCGGTTACGGTAGCCTTTTCATCCTGTAAAAATACGGGCTTTAGCTTCGCTAAAGTTTCCAGGTTGGTATCCGGTCTGATACCCTGATCCCGGTCAACCACCATTTTTTGGGTACCTCCGTCATCAGTAGGCACATCGGCTTCTATGGGCAAAATTTCATCTTTAAATAATCCCTCTACAGTAGCTTTATGGGCTTTGGCGTGACTTTCCACGGCAAACTGGTCTTGTTTTTCTCTGCTGATATTGAACTTGCGAGCCACCATCTCAGCGGTATAGCCCATGGAACTCATATTAGGGTCTGTAAATTCACCCAGGCGGGGGTTGGGATCAGCACCCGTGCCCATGGGAACATGGGTCATGTGCTGCACACCACCGGCAATAATCAAATCAGCC from Desulfallas thermosapovorans DSM 6562 carries:
- a CDS encoding acyl-CoA dehydrogenase family protein, whose product is MDFSLSDEIRDMKRTIREFVDNEVEPCAQQIEEEDRIPQHLIDQAKEMGLFGMSIPEEYGGLGLSMLDKCLLLEELGRANMSFTTLIGAHTGIGTTGIVELASEELKKKYLPDLASGDKIGAFCLTEPDAGSDASNMKTTAVLKGDKWILNGMKHFITNAPEAQVFTVIAVTDKEKGARGGYTAFIVDRDAPGFSIGTIERKMGLRGSHTSEVIFEDCKVPKENVLGTIGKGYSSALRILSKGRVALGARCVGACDKLIELSAKYAQQRMQFGKPIASFQAIQWMLAEMATDTEAARALTYKVAWMVDQNMPVFKEGPMVKLFASEALGRVVDKAVQIHGGMGYMKEFPVERFYRDARLTRIYEGTNEIQRMVIAGRLLKEMEI
- a CDS encoding thiolase family protein, with protein sequence MNAVREVYIVEGVRTAIAKAGKKSWFFNIRADDLAAKVINAVLERAGITGKKREQVDDVFFGGTALMKDMGANIGRYATIMAGMPYSVPGCTIDRFCASGLQSIAFAVSNIAMGWADLIIAGGVQHMTHVPMGTGADPNPRLGEFTDPNMSSMGYTAEMVARKFNISREKQDQFAVESHAKAHKATVEGLFKDEILPIEADVPTDDGGTQKMVVDRDQGIRPDTNLETLAKLKPVFLQDEKATVTAGNSSQTNDAAAAVLVASKEKIKELGLKPKMKLVNYTVVGVDPQIMGIGPAVAIPKVLKQAGMTIDQIDLWEINEAFASQAVYCVEKLGIRNHPLLNPRGSGIALGHPLGCTGARIATTIMHEMPYYNAKYAVESMCVGHGQGAAAIWEWVG
- a CDS encoding thiolase domain-containing protein, which codes for MESVAIIGAGQTRYGDFPNKGVKELFAEAYLEMLQSVDRGIDQQRIGAAFIGSLSSGSGFQLGQLAPLLMGHVGLPRVNAVRIENACGSGGYALFNAACAVASGKVDIAIAGGVEKMRDVSSSKGRYWLGVSGDTEFERLAGSTFAGIYALMAARYMHEYGLKREHLSMVAVKNHRNAVANPKAQFRKEITLEQAKKGVPVAYPFNVWDCSPTTDGAAVVLLCNAKIAREFTDKPVYLKGFGAASDYLAIHDRDSMTRLLATRKAAAEAYKQAGIGPKDIDFAEVHDCFTIAEILAYGDLGFAEEGKAQYLLEEGYTQIDGKLPVNASGGLKAKGHPIGATGCGMACEIFKQLRDEAKEPSRQIKNARYALSHNVGGSGGTAAVFIYQRGDA
- a CDS encoding enoyl-CoA hydratase-related protein gives rise to the protein MEYQNLLVEKDGHIAIVTLNRPEVRNALDPKTWAEIRQAARQCRFDKDVRVIIITGAGGKAFASGADIRTLKERDTLEVLTSEAQETLLDVESLDKPVIAAIDGFALGGGCELALACDIRIATSRSKLGQPEVNLGIIPGAGGTQRLQRIVGMGKAKELIFTGDIISAQEAKEIGLVNKVVEQPEDLMPVAKEMAQKIIAKGPMAVSLAKVAINVGANTDIHSGMLFEKFAQTIAFSTEDRIEGTSAFLEKRKPEFKGR